A genomic segment from Thermococcus sp. encodes:
- a CDS encoding CBS domain-containing protein, protein MVIIPRPIDPSEIRKVRKELGITQEELARRAGVTQAYIAKLETGKVDPRLSTLNRILQALHEYKHAQLTAKDVMSSPVLSVKPYETVENVIKLMNEHNISQIPVISGSKVVGSVTERTLVRQSLEYEDIYGRKVMEVMEEPFPIVNEDEDLEVVKYLLEDNPAVLVQNKEGRVTGIITRVDIFRITKSKD, encoded by the coding sequence GTGGTGATAATACCCCGCCCCATAGACCCATCGGAGATACGGAAGGTACGAAAGGAACTGGGAATAACTCAGGAGGAGCTTGCCAGACGGGCGGGGGTAACACAGGCATACATAGCAAAGCTCGAGACGGGGAAGGTTGACCCCAGGCTCTCCACCCTCAACCGGATTCTCCAGGCCCTCCACGAGTACAAACACGCCCAGCTCACAGCAAAGGACGTCATGTCATCACCGGTTCTCTCTGTAAAGCCCTATGAGACGGTTGAGAACGTCATTAAACTAATGAACGAGCACAATATCTCCCAGATACCAGTTATAAGCGGGAGTAAGGTGGTAGGCTCCGTCACGGAGAGAACCCTCGTGAGGCAGAGCCTTGAGTATGAAGACATCTACGGCCGGAAGGTTATGGAGGTAATGGAAGAGCCATTTCCAATAGTAAACGAAGACGAGGATTTAGAGGTCGTTAAATACCTCCTGGAAGACAATCCAGCCGTTCTCGTCCAGAACAAAGAGGGCAGGGTAACCGGAATAATAACCCGTGTGGATATATTCCGTATAACCAAGTCCAAGGACTGA
- a CDS encoding DMT family transporter encodes MDGFTLGVLAALTSAFSWAVSTILVKVGMRNKSPVAVNIVRLYIVSAMFLVIFTFSGTFGQILSLKPELFGVAFLSGILGFVVGDYFYFHALNDMGVSRTVPVTSTYPLWVMLWAFLFLGRHISVRMLLGVVLVVASVVIVKRAEESEHSNPRGFLFAILAPVSWSLAILLMDWLTSHVPVLPLAGLRMMSAALGISPILPKYAGELRELTLKELAVLTGVALSGLLVGQYFFVYAVGKVGSQIAAPVSAINPIISSALAVLILGEPPNGRILIGLLLAVSGVILISA; translated from the coding sequence ATGGACGGATTCACCCTCGGCGTGCTGGCGGCTTTAACCTCGGCCTTCTCATGGGCCGTCTCGACAATACTGGTGAAAGTGGGCATGAGGAACAAAAGTCCCGTCGCCGTCAACATCGTCAGGCTCTACATAGTCTCTGCTATGTTCTTGGTTATATTCACCTTTAGCGGCACCTTCGGTCAAATCCTGAGCCTCAAGCCGGAACTCTTTGGGGTAGCTTTTCTGTCCGGAATCCTAGGCTTCGTTGTCGGAGACTACTTCTACTTCCACGCCCTCAACGACATGGGAGTTTCAAGAACGGTTCCGGTAACATCGACCTATCCCCTCTGGGTTATGCTGTGGGCCTTTCTCTTTTTAGGGAGGCATATTAGCGTTAGGATGCTCCTTGGGGTGGTTCTGGTCGTTGCATCGGTGGTAATCGTAAAAAGGGCTGAGGAAAGCGAGCACTCCAACCCAAGAGGTTTCCTTTTTGCGATTCTAGCGCCGGTATCATGGAGCCTCGCGATACTCTTAATGGACTGGCTCACATCACATGTGCCGGTTCTCCCACTCGCGGGCCTCAGGATGATGTCCGCTGCATTGGGAATATCCCCTATCCTTCCAAAATACGCTGGTGAACTCAGAGAATTAACCCTTAAGGAACTCGCCGTTCTGACCGGCGTCGCACTCAGCGGTCTCCTCGTGGGGCAGTATTTCTTCGTTTACGCCGTTGGAAAGGTTGGTTCCCAGATAGCAGCACCTGTCTCTGCCATAAACCCGATAATATCATCGGCCCTGGCGGTACTCATTCTCGGGGAGCCCCCCAATGGGAGGATACTGATCGGCCTCCTGCTGGCCGTTTCAGGAGTGATCCTTATCTCTGCATGA
- a CDS encoding DHH family phosphoesterase translates to MRVLVLGGGALGRSVAESLRGEFEVTIIEKDEVRAKALEESGFNVVHGDFSYTATLLKAGIDRAELVIITTTNIETVKKTVYVVRSNNRDVPVLIVLPDEVSVESLLEEIREAYEADVKVDYAVSPRNALRDAIIKSVERIGESKNAKLLVRKLKELKSRGDSLLILMHDNPDPDAIASAAALSAIAGTIGLKTQIVYGGEVTHHENRAFVNLLGVDIKRVSPGSYELKRYPFIALVDCQPNGNLTTLEQPDYERIKIIVDHHQSLQHLQELIPEDAFIDIRPDVHSAAAIMAEYLRTLNMPVSKLLATALFYGIYVDTKKFSKLSHVDLKAIEFLAGSVDYELLDKIEHPDISTETAEILAKAIMNRRIYKNVVISNVGFITNRDAVAESADFLLRLEGINTVLVFGIVDDRIEISARTRDVRVNIGTALRGAFGDIGSGGGHSQSGGARIPLGLFKLAKDKNSLLRLAEEAITEKFLEALKVKEG, encoded by the coding sequence ATGCGGGTGCTGGTGTTGGGAGGAGGCGCCCTCGGGCGTTCGGTCGCCGAGTCACTTAGGGGCGAGTTTGAGGTAACGATAATCGAGAAGGACGAGGTAAGGGCAAAAGCACTTGAAGAGAGCGGATTCAACGTCGTTCACGGGGATTTCTCGTACACTGCGACTCTACTTAAAGCGGGCATAGACCGGGCGGAACTCGTCATAATAACCACGACGAACATTGAAACGGTTAAAAAAACAGTCTACGTGGTCAGGAGCAACAACCGAGATGTACCAGTACTCATCGTTCTCCCAGATGAGGTGAGTGTGGAAAGCCTACTCGAGGAGATAAGAGAAGCCTACGAAGCGGACGTTAAGGTGGATTATGCGGTTTCTCCCAGGAATGCCCTGAGAGATGCAATCATAAAGAGCGTTGAGAGAATAGGGGAGAGCAAAAACGCAAAACTCCTCGTAAGGAAGCTCAAGGAACTCAAATCCAGGGGGGACTCCCTTCTAATTCTCATGCATGACAATCCCGACCCCGATGCTATAGCTAGCGCCGCAGCACTGAGCGCTATAGCCGGGACCATAGGGCTGAAAACGCAGATAGTCTACGGCGGGGAGGTAACCCATCACGAGAACAGGGCTTTTGTGAATCTCCTGGGGGTGGACATCAAACGCGTCTCCCCGGGTTCCTACGAGCTTAAGCGTTACCCGTTCATAGCGCTGGTCGACTGCCAGCCGAACGGAAACCTCACGACCCTTGAGCAGCCTGACTATGAGAGGATAAAGATAATAGTTGATCACCATCAGAGTCTCCAGCACCTACAGGAGCTTATCCCCGAGGACGCGTTCATAGATATACGGCCAGACGTTCATTCCGCCGCCGCGATAATGGCCGAGTACCTGCGGACACTCAACATGCCCGTTTCTAAGCTCCTCGCCACGGCGCTCTTCTACGGCATCTATGTGGATACGAAGAAGTTCTCGAAGCTCAGCCACGTTGACCTCAAGGCGATAGAGTTCTTAGCTGGAAGCGTCGACTACGAACTCCTTGACAAGATAGAGCACCCAGATATCAGCACTGAAACCGCGGAGATACTCGCCAAGGCGATAATGAACAGGCGCATCTACAAGAACGTGGTCATAAGCAACGTGGGCTTCATAACCAACCGCGACGCGGTAGCAGAATCCGCGGACTTCCTCCTCCGCCTTGAGGGTATAAACACGGTCCTCGTCTTTGGAATCGTAGATGACCGGATAGAAATATCGGCCAGGACACGCGACGTTAGGGTCAACATAGGCACGGCACTTAGGGGGGCCTTTGGTGACATAGGAAGCGGGGGAGGGCACTCGCAGTCCGGCGGAGCGAGGATACCCCTAGGTCTGTTCAAGCTTGCAAAGGACAAGAACTCGCTTCTGAGGCTTGCAGAGGAGGCAATAACGGAGAAGTTCCTCGAGGCGTTAAAAGTTAAAGAGGGTTGA
- a CDS encoding PRC-barrel domain-containing protein, producing the protein MVTRLSKLYGKQIYNTKGHYVGYVDEILIDINRGAGRVLALGLPGEKVGVPYERVTAIGDIILVKAKEE; encoded by the coding sequence ATGGTAACGCGCCTCTCAAAGCTCTACGGCAAGCAGATTTACAACACAAAGGGCCACTACGTGGGTTACGTTGATGAAATACTCATAGACATTAACCGTGGAGCCGGAAGGGTTCTGGCCCTAGGTCTGCCCGGGGAAAAAGTCGGTGTTCCCTACGAGCGGGTCACCGCCATAGGGGACATAATCCTAGTGAAGGCAAAGGAGGAGTGA
- a CDS encoding CTP-dependent riboflavin kinase: MKKIELLTLLAENGAVGEKTRITMRGLGDELGISPQSAMRLLDEMEKEGLVEKTVEGKKTYVEITPNGLAFLEELCGRVFSAIHNGTMVGEVISGIGEGAYYVRKYAPIIRGYLGFEPYPGTLNVKVLFPRTIFDAFYNVQPVILPGFVRNGRTFGDVKAYRVRIDGIEGAVVIPSRTIHPPKIAEVVAPVYLREALGLADGSRITLKVVRG; this comes from the coding sequence ATGAAGAAGATTGAACTGCTCACGCTCCTTGCAGAGAACGGTGCCGTCGGGGAAAAAACAAGGATTACGATGAGGGGTCTCGGGGACGAACTCGGGATTTCTCCTCAGTCAGCTATGAGACTCCTGGACGAAATGGAGAAGGAAGGTCTGGTGGAAAAGACCGTCGAGGGCAAGAAGACCTACGTGGAGATAACTCCAAATGGTTTAGCGTTCCTAGAAGAGCTCTGCGGCAGGGTTTTCTCGGCCATCCACAACGGCACCATGGTCGGAGAGGTCATTTCGGGCATAGGTGAGGGGGCTTACTACGTTAGGAAATACGCGCCAATAATCAGGGGGTATCTGGGCTTTGAACCCTACCCCGGAACCCTCAACGTGAAGGTCCTCTTTCCAAGAACGATATTCGACGCATTCTACAACGTCCAGCCGGTTATCCTGCCGGGCTTTGTAAGGAACGGGCGCACCTTCGGCGATGTTAAGGCTTATCGGGTAAGAATAGACGGGATTGAGGGCGCGGTTGTGATACCTTCAAGGACGATTCATCCCCCGAAGATAGCCGAGGTTGTTGCACCGGTCTACCTCCGCGAGGCGCTCGGGCTGGCGGATGGCTCTAGGATAACACTAAAGGTTGTGAGAGGATGA
- a CDS encoding endonuclease V has translation MINELSGSENVEVLPERLIALARAQEKLSMRILERPLDVSQVKTVAAVDVSYRNNRAKVAFVLCSFLECELLKTRTVETEIRAPYIPTYFFLRETRPVLLAVRGEKFDVLLVEGHGKAHPRRYGLASHIGLLLWRPTIGVAKRPLRGVPLDLLEKVGKTYVSVGNLIDLGSAVEIVKKLLKSGYPKPLKIADRLSKVRT, from the coding sequence ATGATTAATGAATTAAGTGGTTCAGAAAACGTTGAGGTTCTCCCCGAAAGGCTAATCGCGCTGGCCCGGGCGCAGGAAAAACTCTCCATGAGGATATTGGAAAGGCCCCTTGATGTTTCCCAGGTGAAGACTGTCGCTGCGGTTGATGTCTCCTACCGAAACAACAGAGCAAAGGTTGCCTTCGTCCTCTGCTCATTCCTGGAGTGCGAACTTTTGAAGACAAGGACTGTGGAGACGGAGATCAGGGCACCTTACATTCCTACCTACTTTTTTCTCCGTGAGACGAGGCCGGTTCTGCTGGCGGTTAGGGGGGAGAAATTCGACGTTCTCCTTGTTGAAGGGCATGGGAAAGCTCACCCTAGGCGCTACGGTCTGGCATCCCACATAGGTCTTCTCCTCTGGAGGCCAACCATTGGGGTGGCAAAAAGACCGCTGAGGGGCGTTCCTCTCGACCTCCTGGAAAAGGTGGGAAAAACTTATGTAAGCGTGGGAAATCTAATCGACTTGGGGTCGGCCGTTGAAATAGTCAAAAAACTGCTCAAAAGCGGCTATCCCAAACCCCTTAAAATCGCAGACAGACTTTCAAAGGTGAGAACATGA